Proteins encoded within one genomic window of Brachybacterium sp. P6-10-X1:
- a CDS encoding extracellular solute-binding protein, with product MTSISRRPITRRAATTGIVAAGVVGLAACTAPGEGGGGSEPAPAEDVPETPSEAVSLNIFDVAGGQKELGPMIEKWAEDHPEIISAVSFESGDAPSLVGQIKPQVDSGRLEVDMVLTGNDGLSAGIGSDLWVPLIESYGDRLSNQDDYLEPAAAMQELASGYGAVVSYYPSGPLLQYNSEKVEEVPTTPEDLLAWAEAHPGKFGYARPANSGPGRTFLMGLPYILGDSDPKDPENGWEKTWEYLKDIGQYIDSYPSGTGQVISNMADGTWDLIPTTTGWDINPRATGQLPAEFEAAAFDEFTWVTDAHYAVVPAGQSADKISAILNLINGMLEPEYNAMAYDEGYFYPGPAVEGATLDLAPDSSQKVVEEFGRDWYDDLIESAPKETPLEPDLMVTAFDLWDRQVGSAG from the coding sequence ATGACCAGCATCTCCCGTCGCCCCATCACCCGCCGCGCCGCCACCACCGGCATCGTCGCCGCCGGCGTGGTCGGCCTCGCCGCCTGCACCGCCCCCGGCGAGGGCGGCGGCGGCTCGGAGCCGGCACCGGCCGAGGACGTCCCCGAGACCCCGTCCGAGGCGGTCTCGCTGAACATCTTCGACGTCGCCGGCGGCCAGAAGGAGCTCGGCCCCATGATCGAGAAGTGGGCCGAGGACCACCCCGAGATCATCTCCGCGGTCAGCTTCGAGTCCGGTGACGCGCCGTCCCTCGTCGGCCAGATCAAGCCGCAGGTCGACAGCGGCCGCCTCGAGGTCGACATGGTGCTGACCGGCAACGACGGCCTGTCGGCCGGGATCGGCTCCGACCTGTGGGTCCCGCTGATCGAGTCCTACGGCGATCGCCTGAGCAACCAGGACGACTACCTCGAGCCGGCCGCCGCCATGCAGGAGCTCGCCTCCGGCTACGGCGCCGTGGTCTCGTACTATCCCTCCGGCCCGCTGCTGCAGTACAACTCGGAGAAGGTCGAGGAGGTCCCCACCACCCCGGAGGACCTGCTGGCCTGGGCCGAGGCGCACCCCGGCAAGTTCGGCTACGCCCGCCCTGCCAACTCCGGGCCCGGGCGCACCTTCCTCATGGGTCTGCCGTACATCCTCGGCGACTCCGATCCCAAGGACCCCGAGAACGGATGGGAGAAGACCTGGGAGTACCTCAAGGACATCGGCCAGTACATCGACAGCTACCCCAGCGGCACCGGCCAGGTCATCTCCAACATGGCCGACGGCACCTGGGACCTGATCCCGACCACCACCGGCTGGGACATCAACCCGCGGGCCACCGGGCAGCTGCCCGCGGAGTTCGAGGCCGCGGCCTTCGATGAGTTCACCTGGGTCACCGACGCCCACTACGCCGTGGTCCCCGCCGGGCAGAGCGCGGACAAGATCTCCGCGATCCTGAACCTGATCAACGGCATGCTCGAGCCCGAGTACAACGCCATGGCCTACGACGAGGGCTACTTCTACCCCGGCCCGGCCGTCGAGGGCGCGACCCTCGATCTCGCGCCCGATTCCAGCCAGAAGGTCGTCGAGGAGTTCGGCCGCGACTGGTACGACGACCTGATCGAGTCCGCCCCCAAGGAGACGCCGCTGGAGCCGGATCTGATGGTCACCGCGTTCGACCTCTGGGACCGCCAGGTCGGCAGCGCGGGCTGA
- a CDS encoding LacI family DNA-binding transcriptional regulator, whose product MPSPTVRDVAAAAQVSISTVSRALSKPELVAVGTREHVQRIARELGYRPAAAAQGPTPRPGTIGLVVPDLENPFFGLMAKGVQARARADGLLVVVADIEEDAMIERTMLETLADGVDGLILCSPRGSDETIRSIAARVPTVLANRQVDDLPSVVFDEEHGMIAALRHLVALGHRRIAYAGGPLVSWTHRRRADAVRSFAEQTADVDLIDLGSFLPYLRGGHGAADQAIAGGVTAVIAFNDLLALGIIDRLIQRGVRVPTDMSVGGIDNVAASTYVRPHLTTVDASRVRMGRTAVDLLIGALHAARAPVPQILPTELIVRDSTAVAPPTPPPAIPTESPASAATAPTSFAR is encoded by the coding sequence ATGCCCAGCCCCACCGTCCGTGATGTCGCGGCCGCGGCACAGGTGTCGATCTCCACCGTCTCGCGCGCCCTGTCCAAGCCGGAGCTCGTCGCCGTCGGCACCCGCGAGCACGTGCAACGGATCGCTCGGGAGCTCGGCTACCGCCCTGCGGCCGCCGCCCAGGGGCCGACCCCGCGGCCCGGGACCATCGGTCTGGTCGTCCCCGATCTCGAGAACCCCTTCTTCGGGCTGATGGCGAAGGGTGTTCAGGCGCGGGCGCGCGCCGACGGCCTCCTCGTCGTCGTCGCCGACATCGAGGAGGACGCGATGATCGAGCGCACGATGCTCGAGACCCTGGCCGACGGGGTCGACGGGCTGATCCTGTGCTCTCCCCGGGGGAGCGACGAGACGATCCGATCCATCGCCGCCCGGGTCCCCACCGTGCTGGCCAACCGTCAGGTCGACGATCTGCCCTCGGTGGTCTTCGACGAGGAGCACGGGATGATCGCCGCGCTGCGTCACCTGGTCGCGCTCGGCCACCGCCGCATCGCCTACGCCGGGGGCCCGCTGGTGTCCTGGACCCATCGCCGACGGGCCGACGCCGTGCGGAGCTTCGCCGAGCAGACCGCTGACGTCGACCTGATCGATCTCGGATCCTTCCTGCCCTACCTCCGCGGCGGGCACGGCGCCGCGGACCAGGCGATCGCCGGCGGCGTCACCGCCGTCATCGCCTTCAACGATCTGCTGGCGCTGGGAATCATCGACCGGCTGATCCAACGCGGCGTCCGCGTCCCCACGGACATGAGCGTCGGAGGCATCGACAACGTCGCGGCCTCGACCTACGTCCGCCCGCACCTGACGACGGTCGACGCCTCCCGCGTACGGATGGGCCGCACCGCCGTCGACCTGCTCATCGGGGCCCTGCACGCCGCCCGGGCCCCGGTCCCGCAGATCCTTCCCACCGAGCTCATCGTCCGCGACTCGACCGCCGTCGCGCCGCCCACGCCCCCGCCCGCGATCCCCACGGAGAGCCCCGCCTCCGCCGCGACCGCCCCCACATCTTTCGCCCGCTGA
- a CDS encoding sodium-translocating pyrophosphatase: protein MNPEPIQLSAASFTTVAVIVVIALVAVAMALRFRTEVLRARPGTDSMNEVAGAVQEGAAAYLRRQLRTLGVFAVVAFVLLLLLPAHGATGAEGMLLRGARSVAFLVGAAFSGLIGYLGMWLAVRANVRVAAAARATGRDPAMLIAVRTGACVGMATIGFGLLGAGAVVLLFRSDAPLVLEGFGFGAAMVAMFMRVGGGIFTKAADVGADLVGKVEQNIPEDDPRNAATIADNVGDNVGDCAGMAADLFESYAVTLVAALILGRAAFGEAGMVFPLLVPAIGVLTALAGIYLTTPRSGESALRTIRRSFLISAIISAVLCTIAAFVYLPGSFAELGVDDVAAAVDDPRILAAGSVVIGIALGVLILFLTGYYTSTEDRPVRQVAATSRTGAATVVLSGFSLGLESAVFTAGVIAAAVFGAFLLGGAGIAGLFAIALAGCGLLTTVGVIVAMDTFGPVTDNAQGIAEMSGDVDGEGAQVLTELDAVGNTTKAITKGIAIATAVLAATALFGSYTDAIHGVLGDRYQDFLDQSVVFAPQTLVGVIIGASVVFLFSGLAISAVGRAAGAVVLEVRRQFREITGIMDGSAKPEYGRVVDIVTRDSLRELATPGLLAVAAPIAVGFGLGAPALAGYLAGAIAAGVLMAILLANSGGAWDNAKKIVEDGHHGGKGSDAHEATIIGDTVGDPFKDTAGPSINPLIKVMNLVAVLIAPAVVGMSALSGDANPLRFVIAAVAVAAIAVAVTISIRRGVALDAPADEFEEAAEGAEMGAVADGAYAEAGSVREAAHGSRAEQYGVTEGVGDDEREARRGGRPDGS, encoded by the coding sequence ATGAACCCGGAACCGATACAGCTGTCCGCTGCGAGCTTCACGACGGTCGCTGTGATCGTGGTGATCGCGCTGGTGGCCGTGGCGATGGCGCTGCGATTCCGGACCGAGGTGCTGCGGGCGCGCCCGGGCACGGACAGCATGAACGAGGTCGCCGGTGCGGTCCAGGAGGGCGCCGCCGCGTACTTGAGGCGGCAGCTGCGCACCCTGGGCGTCTTCGCCGTGGTCGCCTTCGTGCTGCTGCTCCTGCTGCCGGCGCACGGCGCCACCGGCGCGGAGGGGATGCTGCTGCGTGGCGCCCGATCGGTGGCGTTCCTGGTCGGCGCGGCGTTCTCCGGTCTGATCGGCTATCTGGGCATGTGGCTCGCGGTGCGGGCGAACGTCCGGGTCGCGGCGGCCGCCCGGGCGACGGGGCGCGACCCGGCGATGCTGATCGCCGTGCGCACCGGCGCCTGCGTGGGGATGGCGACCATCGGGTTCGGCCTGCTCGGGGCCGGCGCCGTGGTGCTCCTGTTCCGCAGTGACGCCCCGCTCGTCCTGGAGGGCTTCGGATTCGGGGCGGCCATGGTCGCGATGTTCATGCGCGTCGGCGGCGGCATCTTCACCAAGGCCGCCGACGTCGGCGCCGACCTGGTGGGCAAGGTGGAGCAGAACATCCCCGAGGACGATCCCCGCAACGCCGCCACGATCGCCGACAACGTCGGGGACAACGTGGGCGACTGCGCCGGGATGGCCGCGGACCTCTTCGAGTCCTACGCCGTGACCCTGGTCGCGGCGCTGATCCTGGGCCGGGCCGCGTTCGGCGAGGCCGGGATGGTCTTCCCTCTGCTGGTCCCCGCGATCGGCGTGCTCACGGCCCTGGCCGGCATCTACCTGACCACACCGCGTTCCGGGGAGAGCGCCCTGCGCACGATCCGGCGCTCGTTCCTGATCTCGGCGATCATCTCGGCGGTGCTGTGCACGATCGCGGCCTTCGTCTACCTCCCGGGAAGCTTCGCCGAGCTCGGCGTCGACGACGTCGCGGCCGCGGTCGACGATCCGCGGATCCTGGCGGCCGGCTCCGTGGTGATCGGCATCGCCCTCGGCGTGCTGATCCTGTTCCTGACCGGCTACTACACCAGCACCGAGGACCGTCCGGTGCGCCAGGTGGCCGCGACCTCCCGCACCGGGGCCGCGACCGTGGTGCTCTCGGGATTCTCGCTGGGCCTGGAATCGGCGGTGTTCACCGCCGGTGTGATCGCGGCAGCGGTGTTCGGCGCCTTCCTGCTGGGCGGCGCCGGCATCGCGGGGCTGTTCGCCATCGCCCTCGCCGGCTGCGGGCTGCTGACCACCGTCGGCGTGATCGTCGCGATGGACACCTTCGGGCCGGTGACCGACAACGCCCAGGGCATCGCCGAGATGTCCGGCGACGTCGACGGAGAGGGCGCCCAGGTGCTCACCGAGCTCGACGCGGTCGGCAACACCACCAAGGCCATCACCAAGGGGATCGCGATCGCCACCGCGGTGCTCGCCGCGACCGCTCTGTTCGGCTCCTACACCGACGCGATCCACGGCGTGCTCGGCGATCGCTACCAGGACTTCCTGGACCAGTCCGTGGTCTTCGCCCCGCAGACCCTGGTGGGCGTGATCATCGGCGCCTCGGTCGTGTTCCTGTTCTCCGGTCTCGCGATCAGCGCCGTCGGCCGCGCGGCCGGCGCCGTGGTCCTCGAGGTGCGCCGACAGTTCCGCGAGATCACGGGGATCATGGACGGCAGCGCGAAGCCCGAGTACGGCCGGGTGGTCGACATCGTCACCCGCGACTCGCTGCGGGAGCTGGCCACCCCCGGCCTGCTGGCGGTCGCCGCCCCGATCGCCGTGGGCTTCGGTCTCGGGGCGCCCGCCCTGGCCGGCTACCTCGCCGGTGCCATCGCCGCCGGTGTGCTGATGGCGATCCTGCTCGCCAACTCCGGCGGCGCCTGGGACAACGCCAAGAAGATCGTGGAGGACGGTCACCACGGCGGCAAGGGCTCCGATGCCCATGAGGCGACGATCATCGGCGACACCGTCGGCGACCCCTTCAAGGACACCGCCGGCCCGTCGATCAACCCGCTGATCAAGGTGATGAACCTGGTCGCCGTGCTGATCGCCCCGGCCGTGGTGGGGATGTCCGCACTCAGCGGGGACGCGAACCCGCTGCGTTTCGTGATCGCGGCGGTGGCCGTCGCGGCGATCGCGGTGGCGGTGACGATCTCCATCCGCCGCGGCGTCGCGCTGGATGCGCCGGCCGACGAGTTCGAGGAGGCCGCGGAGGGAGCGGAGATGGGGGCCGTGGCCGACGGCGCGTACGCCGAAGCGGGCTCGGTCCGGGAGGCGGCCCACGGCTCGCGCGCCGAGCAGTACGGCGTGACCGAGGGCGTCGGCGACGACGAGCGGGAAGCGCGGCGCGGAGGGCGCCCCGACGGGTCCTGA
- a CDS encoding DUF3152 domain-containing protein, translating to MPPPQDDRPHLELTRRGRLLRSVLVLVVLIALVVAVTAIVRAVAGQEDPPSDAASSLASTAATRSSGPSDAGGASDAGGAPDAGGASDAGGAEQADGAESSTPEAETPAARDAADSSHEEIRRSGDVGEGTWTVAVPADDPGPEADTVHTYAVRVEDGIDLDAEEVADEIEWILADDRGWSSREDVAFEQVASGEDADFTISLASPPTADELCLPADTGGLWNCRVGADVVLNSDRWQLMTPTYDDLPAYRAYMVNHEVGHFLGRDHASCGGEGEPAPVMLQQSMGLHGCEPNSWPLADEES from the coding sequence GTGCCTCCCCCACAGGACGACCGCCCCCACCTCGAGCTCACGCGCCGGGGTCGATTGCTGCGGTCGGTGCTGGTCCTGGTCGTGCTGATCGCCCTCGTGGTCGCCGTGACCGCGATCGTGCGAGCGGTCGCGGGCCAGGAGGATCCACCCTCCGACGCGGCCTCCTCGCTCGCGTCGACCGCTGCGACACGTTCCTCCGGCCCGTCGGACGCCGGCGGCGCCTCCGACGCGGGCGGTGCCCCCGATGCCGGCGGTGCCTCCGATGCTGGGGGCGCGGAACAGGCCGACGGTGCCGAGTCGTCGACGCCGGAGGCCGAGACCCCGGCGGCCCGGGACGCGGCGGACTCGTCGCACGAGGAGATCCGGCGCTCCGGCGACGTCGGCGAGGGGACCTGGACCGTCGCCGTGCCCGCCGACGACCCCGGGCCCGAGGCGGACACCGTGCACACCTACGCGGTGCGCGTCGAGGACGGCATCGACCTGGACGCCGAGGAGGTGGCCGACGAGATCGAGTGGATTCTGGCGGATGACCGCGGCTGGTCCTCTCGTGAGGACGTCGCCTTCGAGCAGGTCGCCTCCGGCGAGGACGCGGACTTCACGATCTCCCTGGCTTCGCCGCCGACGGCCGACGAGCTCTGCCTGCCGGCGGACACGGGCGGACTGTGGAACTGCCGGGTCGGGGCGGACGTGGTGCTGAACTCGGATCGCTGGCAGCTCATGACGCCCACCTATGACGATCTCCCGGCGTACCGCGCCTACATGGTCAATCACGAGGTGGGGCACTTCCTGGGCCGCGACCACGCCTCCTGCGGTGGCGAGGGCGAACCCGCTCCGGTGATGCTCCAGCAGTCGATGGGCCTCCACGGGTGCGAACCGAACTCCTGGCCGCTGGCCGACGAGGAGAGCTGA
- a CDS encoding 1-acyl-sn-glycerol-3-phosphate acyltransferase: MLRSLLSRVFWTLSRWRLIGERRPERSTVLVGAPHTSNWDFVLMLALAWRLRIHIHWLGKHSLFVGWRGPIMRALGGIPVDRADPSRIVAEVVQRVQAGEEFGLVVTPDGTRSGNTHWKSGFYRIARQAGIPVTLGYVDGPTRTAGLGPTFDLTGEVAADMDRIREFYADKRGVHPEQRVEPRLREEDQGD, translated from the coding sequence GTGCTGCGATCCCTCCTCTCCCGCGTGTTCTGGACCCTCAGTCGGTGGAGGTTGATCGGCGAGCGCCGGCCGGAGCGCTCCACGGTGCTGGTCGGCGCCCCGCACACCTCCAACTGGGACTTCGTGCTCATGCTCGCGCTGGCCTGGCGGCTGCGGATCCACATCCACTGGCTGGGCAAGCACAGTCTGTTCGTCGGCTGGCGCGGCCCGATCATGCGGGCTCTCGGCGGGATCCCCGTGGACCGCGCGGATCCCAGCCGGATCGTCGCCGAGGTCGTCCAGCGGGTCCAGGCCGGCGAGGAGTTCGGCCTGGTCGTCACGCCCGACGGCACCCGCAGCGGGAACACGCACTGGAAATCGGGGTTCTACCGGATTGCTCGCCAGGCCGGGATACCCGTGACGCTCGGGTACGTCGACGGGCCGACGCGGACCGCCGGGCTCGGCCCAACCTTCGACCTCACCGGCGAGGTCGCGGCTGACATGGACCGGATCCGGGAGTTCTACGCGGACAAGCGCGGCGTCCACCCGGAGCAACGCGTCGAGCCGCGCCTGCGCGAGGAGGACCAGGGGGACTGA
- a CDS encoding phosphatase PAP2 family protein, producing the protein MVADSQRSPTTPIDSPLDRGLSQARSGSWIGRLTSPWTLAISLLVVILLAGGPLQQLDLFLAKMWLYRINPDLIWFAQNVLDRIASNAVCLPILAVVAIVLARRRRSWRPIILTLMTEAAFLLGVGGMKVFLARGVTYDRDPRFFQAGFFEKGSEGISFPSGHAAEAVLIYGAAVYLIARYSSASPKLVRLLSWGVGAITVNSVVVSFMLGWHWASDLIGGVLAGGLFLRLLIDWDERARARLGAEDDCPNRAVPPREGTSSAVEVHPQRHLH; encoded by the coding sequence ATGGTCGCCGATTCTCAGAGGTCCCCCACGACCCCGATCGACTCACCGCTGGACCGAGGCCTGTCCCAGGCCCGCAGCGGGAGCTGGATCGGGCGGCTGACCTCACCCTGGACGCTTGCGATCTCCCTGCTCGTGGTGATCCTCCTCGCCGGCGGCCCCCTGCAGCAGCTGGACCTGTTCCTGGCCAAGATGTGGCTCTACCGCATCAACCCCGACCTGATCTGGTTCGCGCAGAACGTCCTGGACCGCATTGCCAGCAACGCGGTCTGCCTGCCCATCCTGGCCGTCGTCGCGATCGTGCTCGCGCGACGGCGACGATCCTGGCGCCCGATCATCCTCACGCTGATGACCGAGGCGGCCTTCCTGCTCGGCGTCGGCGGGATGAAGGTCTTCCTCGCACGGGGGGTCACCTACGATCGCGACCCCCGGTTCTTCCAGGCCGGATTCTTCGAGAAGGGGTCCGAGGGGATCAGCTTCCCCTCCGGGCACGCCGCGGAGGCCGTGCTCATCTACGGCGCGGCGGTCTACCTGATCGCCCGTTACAGCAGCGCCTCCCCGAAGCTGGTGCGCCTGCTGAGCTGGGGCGTCGGGGCGATCACGGTCAACTCCGTGGTCGTATCGTTCATGCTGGGCTGGCACTGGGCCAGCGACCTCATCGGCGGCGTGCTCGCCGGCGGTCTCTTCCTGCGCCTGCTGATCGACTGGGACGAGCGGGCCCGGGCACGGCTGGGTGCCGAGGACGACTGTCCGAATCGGGCAGTGCCCCCTCGGGAGGGGACGTCATCGGCGGTCGAGGTCCATCCGCAACGGCACCTGCACTGA
- a CDS encoding response regulator transcription factor, with the protein MNATTVRPPTTVVIAEDQTMMRSALTGLLGLEADLLVVGEVERGDQVVEAVTLHRPDALILDIELPRRSGLDVIAEVLRTAPGTSVIVVTTFGRAGYLRRAMDAGARGFLVKDDPVESLATAIRTVVAGGTVVDPALAAQALSAGPSPLTVREREVLAASDGGAPIAEMADVLHLSSSTVRNYLSSAIRKTATRNRAEALRAAREEGWL; encoded by the coding sequence ATGAATGCCACGACCGTGCGGCCGCCGACCACGGTGGTGATCGCCGAGGACCAGACGATGATGCGCTCGGCCCTGACCGGTCTGCTCGGGCTCGAAGCCGATCTGCTCGTGGTCGGGGAGGTGGAGCGGGGCGACCAGGTGGTCGAAGCCGTGACCCTGCATCGCCCGGACGCGCTGATCCTGGACATCGAGCTGCCGCGACGCAGCGGGTTGGACGTGATCGCCGAGGTGCTGAGGACCGCTCCCGGGACCTCGGTCATCGTCGTCACCACGTTCGGCCGTGCCGGCTACCTGCGACGCGCGATGGACGCCGGGGCCCGCGGCTTCCTGGTCAAGGATGACCCGGTCGAGAGCCTGGCGACCGCGATCCGGACGGTGGTCGCCGGGGGCACGGTCGTCGACCCCGCGCTGGCGGCCCAGGCGCTGAGCGCCGGGCCGAGCCCGCTGACCGTGCGCGAACGCGAGGTCCTGGCGGCCTCGGACGGCGGGGCGCCCATCGCCGAGATGGCCGATGTCCTGCACCTCTCGTCCAGCACGGTGCGCAACTATCTCTCCAGCGCCATCCGGAAGACGGCAACGCGCAACCGCGCGGAGGCCCTGCGAGCGGCGCGGGAGGAAGGATGGCTGTAG
- a CDS encoding sensor histidine kinase: MSTVVHPASPVPIGCDEHALPRIARRPGPWYAVAWLPVLLLAPIVSAIQGGGPGQLLALLLLAALHLATTLMRDRPGPAWRTELLVASSTVVVAGYQVLWNEHQVFLYPLLALGMAVGIRRRWALGFVGGLAVSGAVAAGFTTGSLADALVFAVVTYMAGISAYLIDVLAETAAVLRATQRRLARAAVVEERERFSRDLHDLLGHTLSLIVVKAEAVRRFVPADPAAAAEHACGIEEIGRTALVEVRQAVVGYREATLGDELEAAGGALADAGVLVRVTADAPALPPAVDRLFAWVVREGATNILRHASARTATILVESDRGEATVEITDDGRSLTSLPAAPGSAAPGPAGQGRQQDSGRVRPGSGLSGLRERAELLGGVLAADRTEEGFRLGVSVPTGEGEAS; encoded by the coding sequence ATGAGCACCGTCGTCCATCCCGCATCACCGGTACCGATCGGCTGCGACGAGCACGCCCTGCCGCGGATCGCCCGTCGCCCCGGTCCCTGGTACGCCGTGGCCTGGTTGCCCGTCCTGCTGCTCGCCCCGATCGTCAGCGCGATCCAGGGCGGAGGTCCCGGCCAACTGCTGGCCCTGCTGCTCCTCGCCGCCCTGCACCTCGCCACGACGCTGATGCGGGACCGGCCCGGCCCCGCGTGGCGCACGGAGCTGCTGGTCGCCTCCTCCACCGTGGTGGTGGCCGGGTATCAGGTCCTCTGGAACGAGCACCAGGTCTTCCTCTACCCGCTGCTGGCCCTCGGGATGGCCGTCGGGATCCGGCGCCGGTGGGCGTTGGGATTCGTCGGCGGCCTGGCCGTCAGCGGTGCCGTCGCCGCAGGGTTCACCACCGGCTCGCTCGCCGACGCCCTGGTCTTCGCCGTCGTGACCTACATGGCGGGCATCAGCGCCTATCTGATCGATGTCCTCGCCGAGACCGCGGCCGTCCTCCGCGCGACGCAGCGGCGTCTCGCCCGTGCCGCCGTCGTCGAGGAGCGTGAGCGCTTCTCCCGCGACCTCCATGACCTGCTCGGACACACGTTGTCCCTGATCGTCGTGAAAGCCGAGGCGGTGCGGCGTTTCGTCCCCGCCGACCCGGCCGCGGCCGCCGAGCACGCCTGCGGCATCGAGGAGATCGGTCGCACGGCCCTGGTCGAGGTGCGCCAGGCCGTCGTCGGCTACCGGGAGGCCACCCTGGGGGACGAGCTGGAGGCCGCCGGCGGTGCCCTGGCCGACGCCGGGGTGCTGGTCCGGGTGACGGCGGACGCTCCCGCCCTGCCGCCGGCCGTGGACCGGCTGTTCGCCTGGGTGGTGCGGGAAGGGGCCACCAACATCCTGCGCCACGCGAGCGCCCGGACCGCCACGATCCTGGTGGAGTCCGACCGGGGCGAGGCCACCGTGGAGATCACCGACGACGGCAGATCGCTGACGTCCCTGCCCGCCGCGCCCGGATCCGCCGCACCTGGGCCCGCCGGGCAGGGGCGACAGCAGGACAGCGGACGGGTGCGGCCCGGCTCGGGACTGTCCGGCCTGCGCGAGCGCGCCGAGCTGCTGGGCGGCGTGCTCGCCGCCGACCGCACCGAGGAGGGCTTCCGGCTCGGCGTGAGCGTGCCGACCGGGGAGGGAGAGGCATCATGA
- a CDS encoding DUF6069 family protein, with amino-acid sequence MHRTPTIPDAGFTGHRVHSGRAVAALAAAVAAGLLVWVMAAVLGGLQLAVAGFGQSVGPFSVTAAALLGGAAGWLLLVLLRRRPGGRARWTRIGIGVLVLSLVGPIASGAAGAVLLVLEVMHLLVGTVLILGLRRSAVLRSAAGRTVTAEAP; translated from the coding sequence ATGCACCGCACCCCGACCATTCCCGACGCCGGGTTCACCGGGCACCGGGTCCACTCGGGCCGCGCCGTGGCCGCGCTGGCGGCCGCCGTCGCCGCCGGCCTGCTGGTCTGGGTCATGGCCGCTGTGCTGGGCGGACTCCAGCTCGCGGTGGCCGGGTTCGGGCAGAGCGTCGGACCGTTCTCCGTCACCGCGGCCGCCCTGCTGGGCGGCGCGGCGGGCTGGCTGCTGCTGGTTCTGCTCCGCCGACGCCCTGGCGGCCGGGCGCGATGGACCCGGATCGGCATCGGCGTGCTCGTCCTCTCCCTGGTCGGGCCGATCGCCTCCGGCGCCGCCGGAGCCGTGCTGCTGGTTCTCGAGGTGATGCATCTGCTGGTCGGGACCGTGCTGATCCTCGGGCTTCGCCGAAGTGCCGTGCTGCGGTCCGCAGCCGGGCGTACTGTGACCGCGGAGGCACCATGA
- a CDS encoding amino acid ABC transporter permease, with protein sequence MSTAPGILFDAPGPRAKRNVLVANLIALAGVLVVAALVLLQLDRQGQLAPTQWVNALNGNAWANYYLPGLQFTLQSSGIAVVTAMIFGLVFGFLRLAPFAVIRGAAGVVVEFFRAVPVLVMMFFLYFFISRRIAPTGLIASEDSAYFAVIVGLTVYNGAVIAELIRAGVKSLPKGQREAAAAVGMTRNQSLRIVEVPQALTAMLPSLLSQFVVILKDSALGFLIGFYELLQYSRQLGSGYSNIFQTLVIAAVIFIVINCILTWLATKLAGTLSSRTGGATAPTTSTMMVSAMGQDVK encoded by the coding sequence ATGAGCACCGCACCCGGCATCCTGTTCGACGCGCCCGGCCCCCGGGCCAAGCGCAACGTCCTGGTCGCGAACCTGATCGCCCTGGCAGGCGTCCTCGTGGTCGCGGCACTGGTGCTGCTGCAGCTGGACCGTCAGGGCCAGCTGGCCCCGACCCAGTGGGTGAACGCCCTGAACGGCAACGCCTGGGCGAACTACTATCTGCCCGGCCTGCAGTTCACCCTGCAGTCCTCGGGGATCGCCGTCGTGACGGCGATGATCTTCGGCCTGGTCTTCGGCTTCCTCCGCCTGGCGCCCTTCGCCGTCATCCGCGGGGCCGCCGGCGTCGTCGTGGAGTTCTTCCGCGCCGTGCCGGTGCTGGTGATGATGTTCTTCCTGTATTTCTTCATCTCCCGCCGGATCGCCCCGACGGGTCTGATCGCCTCGGAGGACTCCGCCTACTTCGCGGTGATCGTGGGGCTGACGGTCTACAACGGCGCCGTGATCGCCGAGCTCATCCGGGCGGGCGTGAAGTCCCTGCCCAAGGGGCAGCGGGAGGCCGCGGCCGCCGTCGGCATGACGCGCAACCAGTCCCTGCGGATCGTCGAGGTCCCGCAGGCGCTCACCGCGATGCTGCCGTCGCTGCTGAGCCAGTTCGTGGTGATCCTGAAGGACTCGGCCCTGGGGTTCCTGATCGGCTTCTACGAGCTGCTGCAGTACTCGCGGCAGCTCGGCTCCGGGTACTCGAACATCTTCCAGACCCTCGTGATCGCGGCGGTGATCTTCATCGTCATCAACTGCATCCTGACCTGGTTGGCCACGAAGCTCGCCGGCACCCTCTCCTCACGGACCGGCGGCGCCACCGCCCCGACCACCTCCACCATGATGGTCTCCGCCATGGGACAGGACGTGAAGTAG